AGGTCAAGGGGTGCACCTACCACATTAAAGAGGCGTTTTTAGATGTACTGCGCGAGGGCAATACCTTGCGGGAGTTTACCCTGCCCCGGGATATGCCCCACTTTTGCACGGGCTGCAAAACCTGCTTTTTCCAAAGCGAAACACGTTGCCCGCACGCCCAATACGTACAGCCTATTTGGGAGGCGATGCTGGAAGCCGATCTGCTGGTCTTAACAAGCCCCGTCTACGCCCTGAGAACCTCGGGCCAGATGAAGGCATTGCTGGATCACCTATGCGTACACTGGATGGTGCACCGGCCCCAGGAGCAGATGTTTACCAAGCGCGCCGTGATCCTGACCAACGCCATTGGCGTATTCAACGGCGGCGCGCAAAAGGATATGGCCACCAGCCTTTCCTGGCTGGGCGTATCGCACATCAAAAAGCTGGGCGTCGGGCTGATGGAGGGCGTGATTTGGCAGGAGCTTTCTACCCGCCGGCGAGAAAAGATCGTCCGCCGGGCACAAAGGCTGG
Above is a genomic segment from Luoshenia tenuis containing:
- a CDS encoding flavodoxin family protein, producing MKITVINGTQVKGCTYHIKEAFLDVLREGNTLREFTLPRDMPHFCTGCKTCFFQSETRCPHAQYVQPIWEAMLEADLLVLTSPVYALRTSGQMKALLDHLCVHWMVHRPQEQMFTKRAVILTNAIGVFNGGAQKDMATSLSWLGVSHIKKLGVGLMEGVIWQELSTRRREKIVRRAQRLAAGYRSFRPARMGLVVRCKFAITRLMHQTIAKKERPLSADNRYWLEKGWIKVPQSHK